The region GGTCACCGCCGATCGCCCCCTCGACGAGTGCCTCATCGAGATGTCACGCGAGAACCGTCGCTGGGTTCCCGTCGTCGACGACGGCCGCTACTTCGGCCTGCTCGCCCTCACCGACATCGCGAAGGTCCCGCCCGCGGAATGGTCGCATCGCACTGCACGCGACGTCGCCCGCACCGACGTCCCCACGGCAAGCGCTTCCGACTCGGTCGCGCACATCGCGCACATGATTCGCGAACATGGTGCCGGAGCCGTCGCGATCAGCGACGACGGCCGCGTCACCGGCGTTGTGACCATCCGCGACATCGCCAACATCGAACGACTCCTCGACCGGCTCGACGCCGAGGCCGACCCCTAGCGACAAGGAGCTCACATGATCGAACAGATTGCAACGCTTCCCGACAACGTCGTGGGCTTCGTAGCCAAGGGCGAAGTCACCTCCGACGACTACAAACAGCGTCTCGTGCGAGCACGCACTCGCGGTACACGACAAGATCCGTCTCCTCTACGTTCTCGGCAGTGACTTCACCGGGTATTCCGGCGGTGCGATGTGGGAGGACGGCAAGGTGGGCATGGAGCACCTCACGCGATGGGAGCGAATCGCCGTCGTTTCGAACCAGTCAGGCATCCGACACGCCGTGAACATCCTCGGATACCTCATCCCGGGCCAAGTCAAGGCCTTCGATCTCGCCGACGAGGCCGACGCGACTGCGTGGATCACCGGCTGAGCTCACGCCAGGAGACGCTCGCGGTCGTCGAGAAGAGGGCACAGAACTGGACGTGCGCGTCGGTGAAGAGCCGGACGATCGCTGCGGGCGCGGACCATTCCTAGGCGGAGCCGAAGCTTTCGCGGAGGTGGCAGGCGTAGAAGTCCGGCCAGGCTTCATCGGTGTCAGCGGCGTGTGGTCGCGGTCGAGTTGCACCAGTGCATGCACCAGATGGCTCCGAACCGGTCGCGTACCCAGCAGTTGGGGCAGCTCGGAGAGAGTGAGCAACCAGTCCGCGTACCACGAAGCCCAGTCTTCATCGGTACCGTCGGTGATGCGGTACACGCGGTGATGCGCCTCGGCTGCTTCTTCCAACAACGCCGCTACGGGTTCGTTCGTGCTTTTGGTCATCGCTGCTCCACCTCGCTTGTTCCGAGGGCGGTCCGCTCGAGGCGGGCTGTTGTGTCGTCGTCCGATCACTCGTGGTCGAGTTGGGCGATGAGATTCTTCGGCGCCACCTGGCGGAAGGCATCCTCGATGATGGCGGCGATCTCGTCCCAATCAACCTTGTTTGCGCCTGACGTGTCGAGGAACACGCCGAGCCACCCCGAGAACGTCCCACTCGCCGACGGGGTCGGCTCGAAGAATCGGTCCGGTTCGGCGCCCACGAGTTCCTCGGCGACGCCAGGCGGGGCGGGACACCACAACGAGATCCGGCCATCGCCGCGATGGTCGTCGTGGTAGTAGCAGAGCGGCCGGCTGTCTTGGATGAAGAAGCAGCGTGCCCCGTGGCTGAGCCGCTCGTTCACTCCGGGGAATGCGAGCGCAATCTCGCGCACGCGCTCGTATTCACGCTCTCCCATCCGGAGACTCTCGCGCAGACTGAACATTGCCGAGAGGGAAGGTCCTCGCTTCCGTTGGG is a window of Acidimicrobiia bacterium DNA encoding:
- a CDS encoding STAS/SEC14 domain-containing protein; translated protein: MRLLYVLGSDFTGYSGGAMWEDGKVGMEHLTRWERIAVVSNQSGIRHAVNILGYLIPGQVKAFDLADEADATAWITG
- a CDS encoding MmcQ/YjbR family DNA-binding protein, translated to MTAHANSPEQERFWALATPLLQRAGVTRSTMMGFPCLRLDGDFFASCDHRTGELVVKLNEERASALIDAGKAEPFAPSGRRFREWVTVPHRRHRSWQPLLEEALELAAVRRSVTPKSQRKRGPSLSAMFSLRESLRMGEREYERVREIALAFPGVNERLSHGARCFFIQDSRPLCYYHDDHRGDGRISLWCPAPPGVAEELVGAEPDRFFEPTPSASGTFSGWLGVFLDTSGANKVDWDEIAAIIEDAFRQVAPKNLIAQLDHE